Genomic segment of Pseudomonas sp. CCI4.2:
GGATACCGAATGTACCCAGCAATACGACCGGGATGGTCATGGTAGTGATCAGCGTGGCGCGCAAGTTCTGCAGGAACAGGAACATCACCAGGAACACCAGGACGATCGCCTCGATCAACGTATGAACCACCCCGGTAATCGATTCGGTGATCACTGGGGTGGTGTCATACGGATATACCGCGCGCATGCCTGGCGGGAAGAACGGTTCGAGCTGAGCAACCGTTGCCCGGATCGCTTTAGAAGTATCCAGTGCGTTGGCGCCCGTTGCCAGTTTGATCGCCAGACCAGAAGCAGGTTTGCCGTTGAATTGTGCGCTGACGCTGTAGTTTTCGCCGCCTAGAGCGACATCGGCAACATCGCCTAGCCGAACTTGCGAGCCATCCAGGTTGACTTTGAGCAGGATGTTCTTGAACTGCTCAGCGGTTTGCAGACGGGTTTTGCCGATGATCGTAGCGTTTAGTTGCTGACCAGGGAGTGCTGGAAGGCCGCCTATTTGACCCGACGAAATCTGCACGTTCTGCGCCGCAACGGCCGCTGACACGTCTACCGGCGTTAGCTGGAAGTTGTTCAGTTTGGCGGGGTCAAGCCAGATACGCATGGCGTACTGGGCACCGAACACCTGAAAGTCACCTACCCCGGAAGTCCGCGAAATAGGGTCTTGCATGTTGGAAACAATGTAGTTGGCCAGGTCGTCCCTGTTCATGCTGCCGTCATCAGAGACCAAACCGATGACCAACAGGAAGTTTTTTACCGCCTTAGTTACGCGAATACCCTGTTGCTGTACTTCTTGTGGAAGCAGCGGTGTCGCCAGGTTCAGTTTGTTCTGCACCTGAACTTGGGCGATATCCGGGTTGGTGCCCTGGTTGAACGTCGCGGTGATGGTCATGCTGCCGTCAGAGTTACTTTCCGAGCCGACGTAGCGCAGGTTATCAATACCGTTGAGTTGCTGTTCGATAACCTGGACCACGGTATCCTGCACGGTTTGTGCAGAGGCGCCTGGGTAGGTTACCGAAATCGCGATCGCCGGTGGTGCAATGGCTGGGTATTGGTTGATCGGCAGTTTGGCAATCGCCAATGCCCCGATCAACATGATCATCAGGGCAATTACCCATGCGAAAATTGGTCGGTCGATAAAAAATTTCGACATGAATTACTCCCCTTTACTGCTCGCGGCTTTATCAGTGACCGGTGCAGGTGCCGGGTTAACTGGGTCGACGTTGGTCGCCTCGGTTGCTTTCACTTCCACGCCAGGCTTGACGTACTGCAGCCCTTCAGTAATTACCCGATCGCCTGCTTTGAGGCCGCTGTCGACCAACCATCGGCTGCCCGCAGTCTTAGAGGCGGCGAGCTGACGCAGTTCAACTTTGTTATCCGCGTTCACAACCAGCGCTGTTGGAGAACCTTTTAGATCGCGGGTTATACCTTGTTGTGGCACCAGAATGGCTGCCGAGTTTACGCCCGCCTGCAGCTGTGCATGGACGAACATCCCTGGTAGCAACGTGTGATTGGGGTTAGGGAATTTAGCGCGCAGAGTTACGGAGCCTGTGGTCTGGTCGACCGATACTTCTGAGAACTCCAATTTACCTTCAAGCGGGTAAACGCTGCTGTCTTCCAGGGTCAGTTTGACCTTGGCAGCGTTGTCGCCGGCTTTTTGCAGCTTGCCGCTTTCTAGCTGATGACGCAGGGCCAAAAGGTCTGCCGACGATTGGGTGACGTCGACATAGATCGGATCAAGTTGCTGGATCACGGCCATGGCATCGGTTTGTGCATTATTGACCAATGCACCTTCGGTCACAGCAGAGCGACCAATACGACCCGAAATCGGCGCAAGCACTTTGGTGTAGCGCAGGTTGATTTCAGCGGTCTGCAGGGCTGCCTGGGCTTCGAGGCTGGTGGCCTGCGCCGTATCGAATTCCTGACGGCTTACGGCTTGCTCGTTGACCAACTGCTTGTAGCGATCAGACAACGACTTGGCCGACTGCAAGGTTGCCTTCGCACTATTGGCGGTCGCTTCATAGATCGCTGGATCGATTTGATAAAGCTGATCGCCCGCCTTGACGTCGCCGCCTTCGGTGAACAATCGCTTGAGAATAATACCGTTGACCTGAGGACGAACTTCAGCAATGCGGAACGCGGTGGTGCGTCCGGGCAATTCAGTTACCTGGGTATAGGCCTGGGTTTTCACGGTCACTACGCCGACCTGAGGAGGGGGTGGTGCAGGCGCCGCCTCTTGCTTTTGATTACATCCGCTCAGCAGTGATGCCAAGGCGACGGCAGTAACCAGAACGGAAACAGCTGGCTTGAAATGCATGAAGATCCTCGGGTCAGGAGCGTGAGTTGCTCGAGAAAGTGAAAGTGAAAAAAGGTTTCGGCTAGATAAATAGGATGCTAATGAATATACTTACATTCACGGTTGTTTGTAAATACCCTACCTGCGATGCTCCAGCATCGCGAGGTAAGGAGTGTAGGCCCGGGACAAGGCAATACAAAGGCTGCCCGGCACTGTCTCTGGCTTAGCGCTTTCGGCCAAAGATATTTTGATTGAGGTTTTACTGCCATGGTCCGTCGCACTAAAGAAGAAGCTCAGGAAACACGACGCCATATTCTTGAAGCAGCCGAGAAAGCGTTCTATGCACGTGGCGTCGCTCGCACCACCCTGGCTGACGTCGCGACCCTTGCTGGCGTGACTCGCGGCGCAATCTACTGGCATTTCAGCAATAAGGCGGACC
This window contains:
- a CDS encoding efflux RND transporter periplasmic adaptor subunit — encoded protein: MHFKPAVSVLVTAVALASLLSGCNQKQEAAPAPPPPQVGVVTVKTQAYTQVTELPGRTTAFRIAEVRPQVNGIILKRLFTEGGDVKAGDQLYQIDPAIYEATANSAKATLQSAKSLSDRYKQLVNEQAVSRQEFDTAQATSLEAQAALQTAEINLRYTKVLAPISGRIGRSAVTEGALVNNAQTDAMAVIQQLDPIYVDVTQSSADLLALRHQLESGKLQKAGDNAAKVKLTLEDSSVYPLEGKLEFSEVSVDQTTGSVTLRAKFPNPNHTLLPGMFVHAQLQAGVNSAAILVPQQGITRDLKGSPTALVVNADNKVELRQLAASKTAGSRWLVDSGLKAGDRVITEGLQYVKPGVEVKATEATNVDPVNPAPAPVTDKAASSKGE